In Ignavibacteriales bacterium, a single window of DNA contains:
- a CDS encoding T9SS type A sorting domain-containing protein, whose translation MNNIYTKFTWVVLCFIAVASLNAQPKYRTFSQFSLSEKKAKAGKVLSSNSSFVFGNDVSGITVNGLHARFNSAIIGILDSGGFTSIVIGDKRKTITASGRTIAAGDSVILTFNLEKKAPGAQANFWWWELDGSMIGDKREGLAGTFEGISIQPNGGNLLEFIYKRIVHRPQGIVVGMMTDTNDVGRIRYKTADRKFFPHSGVARCFDRISTGSAITRPFNRELKNPHVKKHNNHLLGEVHALKLAVIANDSGATQPLDTTALGDLIYNDLGNPSDPGNGLTIRQLIYLVDSALTYCDHFDLNPEIYAKLDTCVSRINRAFDGDYIAVSLFPFVVAGTHSVDEYSFIHPNPAAAPFTRRSHDYSMLDQQPEQISLLQNYPNPFNPTTTISFSIAQEGRVTLKVYNMLGQNVATLLNNEVIDEGEQEIEFDASSLTSGVYLYRVEVTDISNPTKMFTQVNKMLLVK comes from the coding sequence ATGAATAATATTTATACTAAGTTCACGTGGGTGGTTTTATGCTTTATCGCTGTTGCATCTCTTAATGCGCAACCGAAGTACAGAACTTTCAGCCAATTCTCTTTAAGCGAGAAGAAAGCAAAAGCCGGTAAAGTTCTCAGCAGTAATTCGTCTTTTGTTTTTGGAAATGATGTTAGCGGAATAACTGTAAATGGTTTACATGCCCGGTTTAATTCCGCGATAATTGGTATCCTCGATTCAGGTGGTTTCACATCAATTGTAATTGGTGATAAAAGAAAAACAATCACCGCGAGCGGGCGGACAATTGCTGCAGGTGATTCTGTGATACTTACATTCAATCTGGAAAAGAAAGCTCCGGGCGCTCAGGCAAATTTCTGGTGGTGGGAACTGGATGGTAGTATGATCGGTGATAAACGCGAAGGACTTGCCGGTACTTTCGAAGGTATCTCAATCCAACCTAATGGCGGTAACTTACTTGAATTTATTTACAAACGAATTGTACATCGTCCTCAGGGGATTGTTGTTGGAATGATGACCGATACAAATGATGTGGGGCGGATCAGATACAAAACAGCTGATCGAAAATTTTTCCCCCACTCGGGCGTAGCGCGTTGCTTTGATCGGATTAGCACCGGTTCTGCCATCACGCGTCCGTTCAATCGCGAATTGAAGAATCCGCATGTTAAAAAACATAATAACCATTTGCTGGGCGAAGTTCACGCGTTGAAACTTGCAGTGATTGCAAACGACTCCGGCGCAACTCAGCCCTTAGATACAACAGCATTGGGTGATTTAATATATAATGATCTCGGTAACCCAAGCGATCCGGGAAATGGATTAACGATCCGGCAACTGATTTACCTCGTCGATTCTGCCCTTACATATTGCGACCATTTTGATTTGAATCCCGAAATTTACGCGAAGCTCGATACATGCGTCAGCAGAATCAACCGTGCGTTTGATGGAGATTATATTGCTGTAAGCTTATTCCCGTTTGTCGTTGCAGGAACTCACTCAGTTGATGAATATTCATTCATTCATCCGAATCCCGCGGCGGCTCCGTTTACCAGACGTTCACACGATTATTCAATGTTGGATCAGCAGCCCGAACAAATTTCCTTATTACAGAATTACCCGAATCCCTTCAATCCGACTACAACGATCTCCTTCTCAATTGCTCAGGAGGGACGTGTTACATTGAAAGTATACAATATGCTTGGTCAGAATGTAGCCACGTTGCTGAATAACGAAGTTATTGATGAAGGTGAGCAGGAAATTGAATTTGACGCATCATCGCTGACAAGCGGTGTTTATTTATACAGAGTTGAAGTAACCGACATATCCAATCCCACAAAGATGTTCACGCAAGTGAACAAAATGTTATTGGTTAAATAG
- a CDS encoding prolyl oligopeptidase family serine peptidase: MSDKTKKYSLHPHIIIMMIISCLGFVKAQDTETLILKYAASKYDTIIYKRVIELDKNNKMYHVRDYFENGQIQMDAFYSSFDKNIKEESQCNYHSNTKEGKYTEWHENGQIEFTGNYKNGLHNGLCTSWYKDGRKEAEENWLNGQLHGRTKYWTEKGDLQFDLTFDHGINQNPKNVRYHYLSYTPKDYNTDTLKRLPLIIYLHGGSRRGTDLKKLYADGIPDQIYRGREFPFIIIVPQCPEHIRWSTDNWFENLYKEVTDKYRIDTNRVYLTGFSLGGAGTWYIAAKYPDKFAAIAPMSGFTSHIDYIDNNIDKLNNIPIWAFHGKIDNVVPFEETERVIKKLEGKNKELRFSVEHEVGHWINWLVYPNQALYDWFLQYDKRMKKQ, translated from the coding sequence ATGTCGGATAAAACAAAAAAATATTCACTCCACCCCCATATCATCATTATGATGATCATATCTTGCCTGGGATTTGTAAAAGCCCAAGATACCGAAACTCTTATCTTGAAATATGCAGCATCCAAATACGATACGATTATTTATAAACGAGTAATTGAGCTCGATAAGAACAACAAAATGTATCATGTGAGAGATTATTTTGAAAACGGACAGATTCAAATGGATGCTTTCTATAGCTCATTTGACAAGAACATAAAAGAGGAAAGTCAGTGTAATTACCATTCAAATACAAAAGAGGGAAAATACACGGAATGGCATGAAAACGGACAGATTGAATTTACAGGGAATTATAAAAACGGACTTCACAATGGACTATGCACGAGCTGGTATAAAGATGGACGAAAGGAAGCAGAAGAGAATTGGCTAAACGGACAATTACATGGTAGAACAAAATATTGGACAGAAAAAGGAGATCTGCAATTTGATTTAACATTCGACCATGGTATAAATCAAAATCCCAAGAATGTAAGATATCATTATTTATCATATACGCCGAAAGATTATAATACAGATACTTTAAAGAGATTACCCCTTATAATTTATTTGCATGGAGGTTCACGCCGGGGAACTGATTTAAAGAAATTGTATGCCGATGGAATCCCTGACCAGATATACAGGGGGAGAGAATTTCCTTTTATAATTATCGTCCCGCAATGTCCCGAACATATCAGATGGTCAACTGATAATTGGTTTGAAAATCTTTATAAAGAAGTAACCGATAAATATAGAATTGATACAAACAGAGTTTATCTAACCGGCTTCAGTTTAGGAGGGGCAGGTACATGGTATATCGCCGCAAAGTATCCCGATAAGTTTGCAGCGATTGCCCCAATGAGCGGTTTTACAAGCCACATTGATTACATAGATAATAATATTGATAAGCTGAATAATATACCGATATGGGCTTTTCATGGAAAGATAGATAATGTGGTTCCATTTGAAGAAACAGAAAGAGTAATTAAGAAACTGGAAGGAAAAAACAAAGAGTTGAGATTTTCAGTTGAACATGAAGTAGGGCATTGGATCAATTGGTTAGTTTATCCAAATCAGGCATTGTATGATTGGTTTTTACAGTATGATAAAAGAATGAAAAAACAATGA
- a CDS encoding DUF1801 domain-containing protein: protein MTIKAKTPKEYIAQLPDDRKKAIESLRKVILKNLPKGFSETISYGMIGYVVPHTIYPGGYHCNPIQPLPFIAIASQKNHIALYHMALYADKKLLDWFRKGYPKDPKLDMGKSCVRFKKIENIPLELIGKLVKKVSVKDWIKLYESCLKN, encoded by the coding sequence ATGACTATCAAAGCTAAAACACCAAAAGAATATATAGCACAACTTCCCGACGACAGAAAAAAAGCGATTGAGTCGCTGCGTAAAGTGATACTAAAAAATCTTCCAAAAGGATTTTCGGAAACTATCAGTTACGGAATGATCGGGTATGTTGTACCACATACAATTTATCCGGGTGGTTATCATTGTAATCCGATCCAGCCGCTTCCGTTTATCGCAATAGCTTCACAGAAAAATCATATCGCGTTGTATCATATGGCTCTGTACGCAGATAAAAAATTATTAGATTGGTTCCGAAAAGGATATCCGAAAGATCCCAAGCTCGATATGGGTAAAAGCTGCGTCAGATTCAAAAAAATAGAAAATATTCCGTTGGAACTCATCGGAAAATTGGTAAAAAAGGTGAGTGTGAAGGATTGGATTAAATTATATGAATCATGCTTAAAAAATTAA
- the kdsA gene encoding 3-deoxy-8-phosphooctulonate synthase yields MIKSENLVIGSGNRLMLIAGPCVVEGREITLKTAARLQKLTHKYQIPFIFKSSYKKANRTSGKSFSTLGLDEALAILSEIKNNLGVPILTDIHTESEIEAVVGVADILQIPAFLCRQTELLQAAGRSGKVVNIKKGQFMAPEDMKHQARKVESTGNKKVMLTERGASFGYHNLVVDMRSLTIMRSLGYPVILDATHSVQLPGAGKNQTAGQPEFIFPIARAGVAVGIDGLFIETHPDPKRALSDSGSQLKLDLLEDLLKQIIPIDNIVKEKLGI; encoded by the coding sequence ATGATTAAATCAGAGAATTTAGTGATTGGAAGCGGTAATCGGTTAATGCTTATTGCCGGTCCGTGTGTTGTTGAAGGACGTGAGATTACCCTGAAGACCGCCGCCCGTCTTCAAAAACTTACCCACAAATATCAAATACCGTTCATTTTTAAATCTTCTTATAAAAAAGCCAATAGAACGAGCGGGAAATCTTTTTCAACCTTAGGATTGGATGAAGCATTAGCAATTCTTTCGGAGATAAAAAATAATCTTGGAGTTCCAATACTAACGGATATTCATACCGAAAGTGAAATTGAAGCGGTGGTGGGAGTAGCTGATATATTACAAATCCCCGCTTTTCTTTGCAGGCAGACCGAGCTTTTGCAAGCGGCCGGACGCAGCGGTAAAGTAGTGAATATCAAAAAAGGACAATTCATGGCGCCCGAAGATATGAAACATCAAGCGCGAAAAGTTGAATCGACCGGAAATAAAAAAGTTATGCTTACTGAACGCGGCGCTTCGTTCGGTTACCATAATCTTGTGGTCGATATGCGATCGTTGACGATCATGCGTTCGCTCGGTTATCCTGTGATACTCGATGCAACGCATTCTGTTCAACTGCCGGGTGCGGGGAAAAATCAAACCGCAGGTCAACCCGAATTTATTTTCCCGATCGCGCGCGCGGGTGTCGCGGTTGGTATAGATGGATTGTTCATTGAAACTCATCCCGATCCGAAACGTGCTTTGAGTGATTCGGGCAGTCAGCTCAAATTAGATTTGTTGGAAGATTTACTGAAACAAATAATTCCTATCGATAATATTGTGAAAGAAAAACTTGGCATCTGA
- a CDS encoding HAD hydrolase family protein gives MSKVLQKKLKRIRMVVLDVDGVLTDGSIIYGSDETEYKRFHVHDGYGIFRSRKKGLLFSIISGRVSKVTTIRAKRLEIADVFQGDEDKVSVFQEIKKKYKLEYNEVCFIGDDEFDLPLLRKVGFSAAPADAMKRVRSEVDYVTKADGGRGAVREVIDLILEAKKLL, from the coding sequence ATATCGAAAGTACTTCAAAAGAAACTCAAACGTATTCGCATGGTTGTTCTCGACGTCGATGGAGTTTTAACCGACGGATCAATAATTTACGGTTCCGATGAAACCGAGTATAAGCGTTTTCATGTGCATGATGGATACGGGATATTCCGTTCGAGGAAAAAGGGATTGTTATTCTCTATTATTTCCGGCAGGGTATCAAAAGTAACTACAATCCGTGCGAAGCGTTTGGAAATAGCCGATGTTTTTCAAGGCGATGAAGACAAGGTCTCGGTGTTTCAGGAGATCAAGAAGAAATATAAACTTGAATACAACGAAGTATGTTTTATAGGTGATGATGAATTTGATTTACCGTTATTACGGAAAGTCGGCTTCAGCGCCGCACCTGCCGATGCAATGAAACGGGTGCGCAGCGAAGTTGATTATGTTACAAAAGCCGATGGTGGACGCGGAGCTGTGCGTGAAGTAATCGACTTAATCTTAGAGGCGAAGAAATTGTTATGA
- a CDS encoding KpsF/GutQ family sugar-phosphate isomerase, whose amino-acid sequence MIDSKTIIEKGKNVIRIEAEAVAELESHIDENFAKAVEIICASKGRIVVTGMGKSGIVARKIVATLNSTGTPAMYLHPTDAVHGDFGMVRKEDVVVCISKSGNTPELKPLIPLFKRVGVPLICMVGNLNSILSQQADIILDVGVKEEACPHDLAPTSSTTATMAMGDALAIALLEKRNFTAEDFALYHPGGNLGKRLLLKIEEMMVAGDAVPIVHANVPTRDAILEMTSKRLGATCVVNNEGKLLGIITDGDLRRLLQQTTDLTHLTAEMMMKKNPKTISKNMLAAVALQEMEAHKITQLVVVDEDNKPVGMIHLHDLVEAGLGGENQ is encoded by the coding sequence ATGATAGATAGCAAGACAATCATTGAAAAAGGTAAGAACGTTATCCGCATCGAAGCAGAGGCGGTTGCTGAGTTGGAATCACACATCGACGAAAACTTTGCAAAAGCGGTGGAAATTATTTGTGCCTCGAAAGGCAGAATTGTAGTTACAGGCATGGGTAAGTCCGGAATAGTCGCGCGTAAAATCGTAGCCACCCTGAATTCAACCGGAACTCCTGCAATGTATCTTCATCCGACGGATGCTGTCCATGGCGATTTCGGCATGGTCAGAAAAGAAGATGTAGTAGTTTGTATATCGAAAAGCGGTAATACACCCGAGCTTAAACCGCTCATTCCTCTTTTTAAGCGTGTGGGTGTTCCGCTGATATGCATGGTGGGCAATCTCAATTCAATTTTATCTCAGCAGGCAGATATTATTCTGGATGTCGGTGTGAAAGAAGAGGCATGCCCTCACGATCTTGCTCCAACTTCATCTACAACCGCGACAATGGCGATGGGTGATGCTCTGGCTATTGCGCTTTTAGAGAAAAGAAATTTCACAGCCGAAGATTTCGCGCTTTATCATCCGGGCGGAAATTTGGGTAAACGACTTCTGCTCAAGATCGAAGAGATGATGGTCGCGGGTGATGCGGTTCCTATCGTCCATGCGAATGTTCCAACGCGCGATGCGATATTGGAAATGACGTCGAAGCGTTTGGGCGCCACATGTGTTGTAAACAACGAGGGTAAATTACTCGGTATCATTACCGATGGAGATTTACGTCGTCTTCTTCAACAAACTACCGATCTGACTCATCTAACAGCCGAGATGATGATGAAAAAAAATCCCAAAACAATTTCGAAAAACATGCTGGCAGCAGTTGCGTTACAGGAAATGGAAGCACATAAAATCACCCAACTGGTTGTCGTTGATGAAGATAACAAACCTGTGGGAATGATTCATCTGCACGATCTTGTTGAAGCGGGTTTGGGTGGAGAAAACCAGTAA
- the lptC gene encoding LPS export ABC transporter periplasmic protein LptC, with the protein MQKEKIKIKKLYLLNPFATLFVVLILISFIIYGCESKVKPPITPVGLGYDVPSQESWNANITFTDSGKVTGKLRAGHIRMYSDRKTTELDSLVIVDFFDDQQHHTSILTAERGTVNDITHDFEVHEDVVVKSDSGTVLRTEHLYWSNTTQKVHTNAYVEITSPTEQIQGHGFESDKSLKHYTIFKVTGKAKTNEK; encoded by the coding sequence ATGCAAAAGGAAAAAATCAAAATTAAAAAATTATATCTTCTCAATCCTTTCGCCACATTGTTTGTTGTGTTAATTCTAATTTCTTTCATTATTTATGGTTGCGAATCAAAAGTTAAACCACCTATCACACCAGTTGGATTAGGTTATGATGTACCAAGTCAGGAAAGCTGGAACGCGAATATAACATTCACAGATTCCGGGAAGGTGACGGGGAAACTGCGCGCAGGTCATATCCGTATGTACTCCGATAGAAAAACCACAGAACTCGATTCATTGGTCATTGTCGACTTTTTCGATGATCAACAACACCATACATCAATCTTGACCGCAGAGCGGGGAACCGTGAACGATATTACGCATGACTTCGAGGTCCATGAAGATGTTGTGGTTAAATCCGATAGTGGAACGGTGCTTCGAACCGAACATCTGTATTGGTCTAACACTACACAAAAAGTTCATACTAACGCGTATGTTGAGATTACCTCACCTACCGAACAGATACAGGGACACGGTTTCGAATCAGATAAGAGTTTAAAGCATTACACAATTTTTAAAGTAACCGGCAAAGCCAAGACGAATGAAAAATAA
- the lptB gene encoding LPS export ABC transporter ATP-binding protein: protein MNGSVLRSEGLFKRYKKRYVVNNVNVEVRQGEVVGLLGPNGAGKTTTFYMIVGMIKPTDGKVFYNGSEITSEPMYKRARMGIGYLSQEASVFRKLSVQDNITAVLELMGIGKKEREERCQQLIDDFGLNNIAKSKGYMLSGGERRRTEIARALATKPKFILLDEPFAGIDPIAVEDIMRIVQGLKNRGIGVLVTDHNVHETLSITDRSYLLFEGKIIKSGSAETLANDPEARRLYLGEKFKLDRYE from the coding sequence ATGAACGGAAGCGTCTTGCGATCCGAGGGGCTTTTCAAACGTTACAAGAAACGGTACGTTGTTAATAATGTAAATGTTGAAGTGCGTCAGGGTGAAGTGGTGGGCTTGCTTGGTCCCAATGGCGCGGGGAAAACTACAACATTCTATATGATCGTCGGGATGATAAAGCCGACAGATGGAAAAGTGTTTTACAACGGTTCAGAGATTACATCGGAGCCGATGTACAAGCGCGCGAGAATGGGTATTGGATATCTTTCGCAGGAAGCATCGGTCTTCAGAAAATTATCGGTGCAGGATAATATCACTGCCGTGCTCGAGTTAATGGGTATCGGTAAGAAAGAACGGGAAGAAAGATGTCAGCAACTGATTGACGATTTTGGATTGAACAATATTGCCAAAAGCAAAGGTTATATGTTATCGGGCGGAGAGAGGCGCAGGACCGAAATTGCACGCGCTCTGGCAACAAAACCGAAATTTATTTTGTTAGACGAACCATTTGCCGGTATCGATCCGATAGCAGTTGAAGATATTATGCGCATCGTTCAGGGTTTGAAGAACCGCGGCATCGGAGTTCTCGTCACCGATCATAATGTTCACGAAACGCTTTCAATAACCGACCGCTCGTATTTGTTATTCGAGGGAAAGATAATAAAATCAGGATCGGCAGAAACACTTGCCAACGATCCCGAAGCGCGGAGATTGTATCTGGGCGAAAAGTTTAAGCTTGATAGGTACGAATAA
- a CDS encoding DASS family sodium-coupled anion symporter produces MNTKSVGFILGILSFIIILILPTLDIFLTTGQRLIAEQQIFLDPQLLARSMQSVLAVLTLMIIWWITEPIPIPATALLPAVLFPILKITGLHGDNLYEFNFLRTLLNYANPVIYLFLGGFLLAGAMQKWKLDRRLTLYILTRGNLADNTKSILLGIMITTAFISMWISNTATAAMMLPLGLGVLSFIGVKPGESRFGTSLMLGIAWSASIGGVGTVIGTPPNGIALAILNSTFANDPGYRQISFLDWMKFGIPYVILAIPVAWFVLIKIFPAEIDKLAGGKEQLRKEQSLLGKLSSGEKRTIAVVLLAVFLWISNPFWKYIFPVWLQTQLLWLDEYLIGLFCGVLLFLIPVKLKEGQFLLEWHDTKFVDWGTLILFGGGIALSDAMFKTGLATWIATSFIGIFGTPSTLLLMIIIIFLIDFLTEVTSNTAVTSMMVPIVISIALTTGENPVALSIAVAVASSMGFMLPVATPPNALVYGTGYVKLKDMIKAGFVLDILGWIITIFVLVVISQLLFGVF; encoded by the coding sequence ATGAACACTAAATCGGTCGGATTCATTTTAGGTATCTTATCGTTCATCATCATACTTATTTTACCTACACTAGATATATTTCTGACGACAGGCCAACGACTCATAGCAGAACAGCAAATATTTCTCGATCCACAATTACTCGCCAGATCAATGCAATCGGTTCTCGCTGTTCTTACTCTGATGATAATTTGGTGGATAACAGAGCCAATACCAATCCCCGCCACGGCACTGCTGCCCGCTGTATTATTTCCAATTTTAAAAATCACCGGCTTGCATGGCGATAACCTCTATGAATTCAATTTTCTTCGCACATTGCTTAATTACGCGAATCCTGTTATTTATCTTTTCCTTGGCGGATTCCTCCTTGCAGGTGCTATGCAAAAATGGAAATTGGACAGACGACTTACGTTATATATCCTCACCCGTGGAAATCTCGCTGACAATACAAAAAGCATATTGCTCGGTATCATGATTACGACAGCATTCATATCGATGTGGATTTCGAATACCGCGACCGCCGCGATGATGCTTCCGTTAGGATTGGGTGTCCTTTCGTTTATCGGTGTGAAACCGGGCGAGTCACGATTCGGGACATCACTCATGCTGGGAATTGCATGGTCTGCTTCCATCGGTGGTGTTGGTACAGTCATTGGCACACCACCGAATGGGATCGCGCTCGCGATTCTCAATTCAACGTTCGCGAACGATCCCGGATACAGACAAATATCATTTTTGGATTGGATGAAATTTGGTATCCCTTATGTTATTCTGGCAATACCGGTAGCATGGTTCGTACTCATAAAAATATTTCCCGCCGAAATTGATAAACTCGCAGGAGGGAAAGAGCAACTCCGGAAAGAACAATCGTTACTCGGGAAACTTTCCTCCGGCGAGAAACGAACCATTGCCGTTGTTTTGCTGGCAGTATTTCTCTGGATTTCAAATCCTTTTTGGAAGTACATATTTCCGGTATGGCTGCAAACACAGTTGCTCTGGTTAGACGAGTATTTGATTGGATTATTCTGCGGCGTTCTTCTTTTCTTGATTCCCGTAAAATTGAAAGAAGGACAGTTCCTTCTCGAATGGCACGATACAAAATTTGTTGATTGGGGAACATTGATATTATTTGGCGGAGGTATAGCGCTTTCGGATGCGATGTTTAAAACCGGACTTGCCACATGGATAGCAACCTCATTTATCGGAATTTTCGGGACACCATCAACTCTTTTACTGATGATAATAATTATATTTTTAATAGATTTCCTGACCGAAGTTACATCCAATACGGCTGTAACATCGATGATGGTCCCGATTGTCATTTCGATTGCGCTGACTACCGGAGAAAATCCCGTTGCTCTTTCAATTGCCGTAGCCGTGGCATCATCGATGGGGTTTATGCTTCCTGTTGCCACGCCTCCGAACGCGCTTGTGTACGGTACTGGTTACGTCAAGTTGAAAGATATGATTAAAGCCGGTTTTGTTTTAGATATTTTGGGTTGGATAATCACCATATTCGTTCTTGTGGTGATAAGTCAACTTTTGTTTGGTGTGTTTTAA
- a CDS encoding phospholipase, with amino-acid sequence MKKYIALTIIFTLTIPFYILAQQSDSLSAEQKLWLTKSFRTEKAGWIYLHLEGNAQERGFQHGYLLAKEINEAIQTRVKVWNYQTAMDWLWLVRKAGEMFTPKVDSELVDEINGMVDGMKAAKYFVTRDELITLNGFFELAWYWWPTVKDSISPNAVEPKKQSCSSFIATGSMTIDGKIVLGHNSMVGFPESDCNIVLDILPDSGHRILMQTFTGWIHSGTDFFVTDAGLVGSETTIGGFFPFDTSGVPEFSRMRHATQYANNIEEWCEIMKNNNNGGYANAWLLGDIKTNEIARLELGLKCVGFEKKTDGYFTGSNIAEDLKLLRFETHADNTNIKYSSIARRVRWNQLMKEYKGKINLETAKLFEADHFDTYLKMNNPGGRSLCGHDELDPRYSSDGTPYDAGGSIDGKVLDATIAKEMSFAGRWGSSCGTPFDAKKYLEVHPQFGWMSGLIKDRPSQPWVVFKSGDK; translated from the coding sequence ATGAAAAAATATATTGCACTTACAATAATCTTTACATTAACAATACCTTTTTACATTCTTGCACAACAATCAGATTCACTTTCGGCTGAACAGAAGTTATGGCTTACAAAATCATTCCGCACAGAAAAAGCCGGATGGATATATCTTCATCTGGAAGGTAACGCGCAGGAGCGTGGTTTCCAGCATGGTTATCTTCTTGCGAAGGAAATTAATGAGGCGATTCAAACTCGCGTAAAAGTCTGGAACTATCAAACCGCGATGGATTGGTTGTGGCTCGTTCGAAAAGCTGGTGAAATGTTCACACCAAAAGTTGATTCCGAACTTGTTGATGAAATTAATGGTATGGTTGATGGCATGAAAGCCGCAAAATATTTTGTCACGCGGGATGAATTGATTACGCTGAACGGCTTTTTTGAACTGGCATGGTATTGGTGGCCAACAGTAAAAGATTCAATCAGCCCAAATGCCGTTGAACCGAAAAAACAATCGTGCAGTTCTTTTATTGCGACTGGTAGTATGACAATCGATGGCAAAATTGTGCTTGGACATAATTCTATGGTCGGTTTCCCTGAATCAGATTGCAATATTGTTCTCGACATTCTTCCCGATAGCGGACATAGAATATTAATGCAAACCTTCACCGGCTGGATTCACAGCGGGACAGATTTTTTTGTCACAGATGCCGGACTTGTAGGATCTGAAACTACGATAGGCGGATTCTTTCCTTTCGATACCAGCGGAGTTCCTGAATTTTCCCGCATGAGACACGCGACTCAGTATGCAAACAACATAGAAGAGTGGTGTGAGATCATGAAGAATAATAACAATGGCGGCTACGCGAATGCATGGCTGCTCGGCGATATTAAGACAAATGAAATTGCCCGCTTGGAACTCGGTTTGAAATGTGTTGGATTTGAGAAGAAGACCGATGGATATTTCACCGGATCAAATATCGCGGAAGATTTAAAACTTCTCCGCTTCGAAACACACGCCGATAATACGAACATAAAATATTCATCAATTGCTCGGCGAGTCAGATGGAATCAACTTATGAAAGAGTATAAAGGAAAAATCAATCTCGAAACTGCGAAACTGTTTGAAGCCGATCATTTCGACACATATTTGAAGATGAATAATCCCGGCGGGCGCTCTCTATGCGGACATGATGAACTCGATCCGCGATACTCCAGCGACGGTACTCCGTACGATGCCGGTGGCTCAATTGACGGAAAAGTTTTAGATGCGACTATAGCTAAAGAAATGTCGTTTGCTGGCAGATGGGGTTCTTCTTGCGGAACTCCATTTGATGCAAAAAAATATCTGGAAGTGCATCCGCAATTCGGTTGGATGAGTGGACTTATTAAAGATCGACCCTCTCAGCCATGGGTTGTTTTTAAATCAGGAGATAAATAA